In Candidatus Planktophila versatilis, the genomic window AGTTTCGAGTCCAGGGTTGCCATGGCGACATTCTCTCGCCTCGGTTGCAATCCGCCTTGATTTAAGAGCGTGTGCTTTGAGCATAAATTTCATCGGATTCGCCCAAAGCCGCCCCTCTTGCTACCCTTACGCCCTGTTCGATTACGAGCGTTTAATCTAGAAGGAGAACCACCCATGGCATCTTCATGCGACATCTGTGGCAAGGGACCAAGCTTTGGCAATAACGTTTCACACTCACAGGTGAAGACACGTCGCCGTTGGAATCCAAATATTCAGCGCGTAAAGACTTTAGTAGGCGGATCATCAAAGCGTCAGAACGTTTGCACTTCATGCCTTAAAGCCGGCAAAGTCACACGCTAAATTCTTTTAATTGAAATGGCTCCAGGAAACTGGGGCCTTTTTCATTTCTATCCCCGAAATTCCAGAACCTGACATAACTCTTCCTACGCGCACTCCGGGTAAGTCTTTACCGGTTGCAAGAAATACATGATCTTCTCCCCCGCCTAAGACCCAATCCCACACATCACAGCCGCTATCAATTGCTAGTTTTTGTAGCTCTGCAAACTCTTCTATCTCTTGAAAGAACTCAGTCTCAAAGTGCAGGCACACACCTGATGCCGCAGCCAATTGCTGGGCCTGAATCAGAAGTGAATCACTGATGTCACAAAGCGCGCTTGCCTGAGAAAAATCCAATTCGTAATCAAGTGTGGGAGCAGAAAATTCTGAAATCGCTTTTGTGGCAATTGCTCCTGCAGGTGGCTTCTCTTTCGAGAGCAGTGCAAGACCTGCAGCAGACCAGCCAGTAAGTGAGGAGATAAAGATGTCATCACCAGCGCGGGCACCGCTTCGAAGTATGGGCGCATCACAGCGACCCACTGCCGTCATAGCAATCGTTATCACCGATGAGCGAGCAATATCTCCACCAACAATCAATGCTCCCGCACGATCTGCCTCAGCTTTCATGCCACGAGCAAGTTGTTCAATCCAAGTTAAATCTTCGGTGCCCGTCAGGGTCACTGCAGCAACTAAGTAATCACAGGTAGCACCCATAGCCAGAACGTCGGCAACATTAGCTGCGGTAATTTTGCGCCCGATATCAAAGGGTGATGACCAGTCGGTTCGAAAATGCACCCCTGCAACAGCAACGTCGGTTGTGATTACTTGACGCTCTGCGCCCTGAACGACAGCAGCGTCATCACCAATTCCGACTAGCAGACGGGGGTCAGTGGTTGCAAAAACTTCCTTAAGTACGGAGATCACATCCGCTTCACTAAACCCCATAGCCATAAGCCTATGACATGAGATAACGTTAGGGCGAAGCGAAAGGAACTCAAATGTCTATACAGGCTTATATCTTGATTCAAACTGAGGTAGGCAAGGCCTCATCCGTTGCTAATGCCATCAAGTCAATCCCAGGAGTTTCACTCGCTGAAGGCGTTACTGGTCCATACGATGTCATCATGCGCGCAGAGTCGCCATCGATGGAAGATTTCGGACGCGCAATTCTCTCGAAGGTTCAAGCGGTTCCAGGTATTACTCGCACACTTACTTGTCCCGTAACTAATTAATTACCCAGCACCCCATTGGTGCGCTTTTGCGCTCCCTCTAATAAATGCGTAATAACTTCGGAATACCCAATTCCCGTTGCAGCCCACATCTTTGGAAATACCGAAGTCGCCGTAAATCCAGGCATCGTATTGAGCTCATTAATAATCACTTCACCTTTTTCGCTCAGGAAGAAATCCACTCTGGCAAGGCCAGAACAGCCAAGTGCTAAAAATGCTTTGATTGCAGAGTTACGGATCTTTTCTGCAATTGCGCTATCTATAGGTGCTGGAAGTTCTATCGAGGTTGCACCATCTAAGTACTTTGCTTCAAAGTCATAGAACTCAAATCTAGAATCGATATGAATCATTCCGGCAACCGAGGCTTGCGGAGCATCATCAATTTCTAGGACAGCGCATTCAATCTCAGAGCCAACTATCGCCTTTTCCACCATTGCTTTCGAGTCAAAGCGGTGGGCTTCGGCAACTGCAGCTGGTAACTGGTCGGCGCTCTTTACCTTTGTTGTCCCGCGCGAAGATCCACCACGTGCCGGCTTAACAAATACTGGATAACCCAGACCTGCAATCTCTTTCGTAATGGCAGCCGCACTAGATTTCCAGGCACCTTCTTTAACGACTATTCCCGGAACAGTTGCAATGTCGTGGGAAGCAAATATTGGCTTGGCAAATGATTTATCCATCGCCACAGCCGATGCAAGAACTCCGGAACCCACATACGGCATATCTGCCATCTCAAGCAGTCCTTGAATAGTTCCATCCTCACCATATGGACCGTGCAATAACGGAAATACGATATCTATCTTCAAATCTTTTCCACCACTAGAAAATCCGGCAACATCGACAACAACTGCTGGAGCGTTCTGTGGAACAGATGGAAGAACACCATTAACGATTGCCATGGTGTGATCTTCTGGAATCAAAACCCATGAGCCTTCTTTGGTAATTCCAATCAGAATGGGTTCATAGGCTGTGCGATCAATGGCGGCAAGGACTCCCCCGGCAGAGATACACGAGATTTCATGCTCACTAC contains:
- a CDS encoding Lrp/AsnC family transcriptional regulator, whose protein sequence is MSIQAYILIQTEVGKASSVANAIKSIPGVSLAEGVTGPYDVIMRAESPSMEDFGRAILSKVQAVPGITRTLTCPVTN
- a CDS encoding D-alanine--D-alanine ligase family protein, encoding MTQRVAIICGGRSSEHEISCISAGGVLAAIDRTAYEPILIGITKEGSWVLIPEDHTMAIVNGVLPSVPQNAPAVVVDVAGFSSGGKDLKIDIVFPLLHGPYGEDGTIQGLLEMADMPYVGSGVLASAVAMDKSFAKPIFASHDIATVPGIVVKEGAWKSSAAAITKEIAGLGYPVFVKPARGGSSRGTTKVKSADQLPAAVAEAHRFDSKAMVEKAIVGSEIECAVLEIDDAPQASVAGMIHIDSRFEFYDFEAKYLDGATSIELPAPIDSAIAEKIRNSAIKAFLALGCSGLARVDFFLSEKGEVIINELNTMPGFTATSVFPKMWAATGIGYSEVITHLLEGAQKRTNGVLGN
- the rpmB gene encoding 50S ribosomal protein L28, which gives rise to MASSCDICGKGPSFGNNVSHSQVKTRRRWNPNIQRVKTLVGGSSKRQNVCTSCLKAGKVTR
- the thiL gene encoding thiamine-phosphate kinase, with the protein product MGFSEADVISVLKEVFATTDPRLLVGIGDDAAVVQGAERQVITTDVAVAGVHFRTDWSSPFDIGRKITAANVADVLAMGATCDYLVAAVTLTGTEDLTWIEQLARGMKAEADRAGALIVGGDIARSSVITIAMTAVGRCDAPILRSGARAGDDIFISSLTGWSAAGLALLSKEKPPAGAIATKAISEFSAPTLDYELDFSQASALCDISDSLLIQAQQLAAASGVCLHFETEFFQEIEEFAELQKLAIDSGCDVWDWVLGGGEDHVFLATGKDLPGVRVGRVMSGSGISGIEMKKAPVSWSHFN